From a region of the Coprococcus comes ATCC 27758 genome:
- the tsf gene encoding translation elongation factor Ts codes for MAITASMVKELREMTGAGMMDCKKALNESNGDMDAAIEYLRKNGEAKAVKKAGRIAAEGIVMADVKEDKTAAIVEVNSETDFVAKNADFQAFVKAVVNQALTTKATDMEGFMAEAWNEDASKTVNDALTEKISVIGEKLSIRRFEKIVTDGCVVSYIHGGGRIGVLVEADTAVVNDAVKEALKNVAMQVAALNAKYVSQADVDADYIAHEKEILLAQIMNDPKESQKPEKVIQGMISGRINKEMKEICLLDQVYVKAEDGKQSVAKYLDEVGKANGTTITLKKFVRFETGEGLEKKNEDFAAEVAAQMNA; via the coding sequence ATGGCAATCACAGCAAGCATGGTAAAAGAATTAAGAGAAATGACAGGCGCTGGTATGATGGACTGCAAAAAAGCTCTGAACGAATCTAACGGAGATATGGATGCAGCAATCGAATACCTCAGAAAGAACGGCGAAGCTAAGGCTGTTAAGAAAGCCGGACGTATCGCAGCTGAAGGTATTGTTATGGCAGACGTTAAAGAAGATAAGACAGCAGCTATCGTAGAAGTTAACTCTGAGACAGACTTCGTTGCTAAGAACGCTGATTTCCAGGCATTCGTAAAAGCAGTTGTTAATCAGGCACTTACTACAAAAGCTACAGATATGGAAGGATTCATGGCTGAAGCTTGGAACGAAGATGCTTCTAAGACAGTTAACGATGCACTTACAGAAAAGATTTCTGTAATCGGAGAAAAGCTCAGCATCAGAAGATTCGAAAAGATCGTTACAGATGGCTGTGTAGTATCTTACATTCACGGTGGCGGACGTATCGGTGTTCTTGTAGAAGCTGATACAGCAGTTGTTAACGATGCTGTTAAAGAAGCTCTGAAAAACGTAGCTATGCAGGTAGCAGCTTTAAATGCTAAGTATGTAAGCCAGGCAGATGTAGATGCTGATTACATCGCACATGAGAAAGAAATTCTTCTTGCTCAGATCATGAACGACCCGAAAGAATCTCAGAAACCGGAAAAGGTTATCCAGGGAATGATTTCCGGACGTATCAACAAAGAGATGAAGGAAATCTGTCTGTTAGATCAGGTATATGTAAAAGCTGAAGACGGAAAACAGTCTGTAGCTAAATACCTTGACGAAGTTGGAAAAGCTAACGGAACAACTATCACTCTGAAGAAATTCGTTCGTTTCGAGACAGGTGAAGGTCTTGAAAAGAAAAATGAAGATTTCGCAGCTGAAGTTGCAGCTCAGATGAACGCATAA
- the rpsB gene encoding 30S ribosomal protein S2, producing the protein MSVISMKQLLEAGVHFGHQTRRWNPKMAEYIYTERNGIYIIDLQKSVGKVDEAYQAVSDIAAEGGKILFVGTKKQAQDAIKTEAERCGMYYVNERWLGGMLTNFKTIQSRIARLKEIEAMSEDGTFDVLPKKEVIEIKKEWEKLEKNLGGIKEMKRIPDAIFVVDPKKERICVQEAHTLGIPLIGIADTNCDPEELDYVIPGNDDAIRAVKLIVSKMADAVIEANQGEAEEVYEGEDVETAEETTEE; encoded by the coding sequence ATGAGCGTTATTTCAATGAAACAACTTTTAGAAGCAGGTGTTCATTTTGGACATCAGACAAGAAGATGGAACCCTAAGATGGCAGAGTACATCTACACAGAGAGAAATGGTATCTACATCATCGACCTTCAGAAATCTGTAGGTAAAGTAGATGAAGCTTACCAGGCAGTATCTGACATCGCAGCAGAAGGTGGAAAGATCCTTTTCGTAGGAACAAAGAAACAGGCTCAGGACGCTATCAAGACAGAAGCAGAACGTTGCGGAATGTACTATGTTAACGAAAGATGGCTTGGAGGAATGCTTACAAACTTCAAGACAATCCAGAGCAGAATCGCTCGTCTGAAAGAAATCGAAGCTATGTCAGAAGACGGAACATTCGATGTACTGCCGAAGAAAGAAGTTATCGAAATCAAGAAAGAATGGGAAAAGCTTGAAAAGAACCTTGGCGGAATCAAAGAAATGAAGAGAATCCCGGATGCTATCTTTGTAGTAGATCCTAAGAAAGAAAGAATCTGTGTTCAGGAAGCTCACACACTTGGAATCCCGCTGATCGGTATTGCTGATACAAACTGTGATCCGGAAGAACTTGATTATGTAATTCCAGGAAACGATGATGCGATCAGAGCTGTAAAACTTATCGTATCTAAGATGGCTGATGCTGTAATCGAAGCAAACCAGGGCGAAGCAGAAGAAGTTTACGAAGGCGAAGACGTAGAAACAGCTGAAGAAACAACAGAAGAATAA
- a CDS encoding efflux RND transporter periplasmic adaptor subunit yields MNVNGNFKDNLMGKKKVIFIGCLIFAVALIAAILHMVSGGGKDSAKNIYYADKVSVITGNGSGTVNRFAGVVEAQDTLKISLSEGQKVKEIFVEKGQEVEPGTKLFEYDTEELAMTLEQGNLELEKIGNSISNLNSQIAALTTEKKNAPAGEQLSYTTQIQELQTNVKQEEYNYKVKELEVNRTKKSLESSTVTSTIAGIIQEINPDPGYDDYSGEKQAFMSILSTGKYRIKGKISEQNIGELQPGMDVTVRARNNQEEIWKGSVDVIDTEKPESSSQSEMYSGSDSSARATKYPFYVTLETSDGLMLGQHVYIEPGTGVNTEGLHLMTAYIVDADGKEPYVWVANKKDRLEKRTVKLGAYDEEQDTWEITEGLKETDYIVWPDGECKEGAAVQKNENVQAGGMEEGE; encoded by the coding sequence ATGAATGTAAATGGGAATTTCAAAGACAATCTGATGGGGAAGAAAAAGGTGATTTTTATTGGATGCCTTATTTTTGCAGTCGCTCTGATTGCCGCAATCCTGCACATGGTTTCAGGAGGGGGAAAGGATTCCGCGAAGAACATCTACTACGCGGATAAAGTCAGCGTGATCACCGGAAACGGAAGCGGAACCGTGAACCGCTTTGCAGGCGTTGTGGAGGCGCAGGATACTTTGAAAATCTCACTTTCAGAAGGACAGAAAGTGAAAGAGATTTTCGTGGAAAAAGGGCAGGAAGTGGAGCCTGGGACGAAACTCTTTGAATATGATACAGAGGAGCTTGCAATGACACTGGAGCAGGGAAATCTGGAGCTGGAAAAGATAGGAAACAGTATTTCCAATCTGAATTCACAGATTGCGGCCTTAACGACAGAGAAAAAGAATGCACCGGCAGGTGAGCAGCTTTCTTATACAACGCAGATCCAGGAGCTGCAGACGAATGTAAAACAGGAAGAATATAATTATAAAGTAAAAGAACTGGAAGTGAACCGGACGAAGAAGAGTCTGGAATCATCCACGGTGACATCCACGATTGCAGGAATTATCCAGGAGATCAATCCGGATCCTGGTTATGATGATTACAGTGGAGAAAAGCAGGCATTTATGAGCATTCTTTCTACCGGAAAATACCGAATTAAGGGAAAAATCAGTGAACAGAATATCGGTGAGCTTCAGCCGGGAATGGATGTGACGGTGCGGGCAAGGAATAACCAGGAGGAAATCTGGAAGGGATCTGTGGATGTGATTGACACAGAAAAACCGGAGAGCAGTTCACAAAGCGAGATGTATTCCGGTTCGGATTCTTCTGCCCGGGCAACTAAGTATCCATTTTATGTAACGCTTGAAACCAGTGATGGTCTGATGCTGGGACAGCATGTATATATCGAGCCTGGAACCGGAGTAAATACAGAGGGATTACATCTGATGACTGCTTATATTGTAGATGCAGACGGGAAAGAGCCTTACGTCTGGGTAGCAAATAAAAAGGACAGACTGGAAAAGAGAACTGTAAAGCTTGGTGCTTATGATGAGGAGCAGGATACATGGGAAATTACAGAAGGACTGAAAGAGACGGATTACATTGTCTGGCCGGATGGAGAATGTAAAGAAGGAGCAGCCGTTCAGAAGAACGAAAATGTACAGGCAGGAGGCATGGAAGAGGGGGA